GAAGAGCGGCTGATCACCCCCGAGGGGCGGGAGCGATGGATTCGCACCAGCAAACTGCCCCTGACCGATGAACAGGAGGAGATCATCGGCCTGCTGGGCACCCGGGAGGAGATCACCGCGCGGAAACAGGCCGAAGCCGAACTCACCCGGGCCAAGGAGGAGGCCCTGGCCGCCAGCCGGGCCAAAAGCGCCTTCCTCTCCGCCATGAGCCACGAAATCCGCACCCCCATGAACGTGGTGATCGGCATGAGCGACCTGCTGCTGGAAACCGGTCTCAGCAGCGAACAGCGCAACTATGTGGGCAAATTGCAGGTGGCGGGCAGCAACCTGCTGGAGGTGATCAATCAGATTCTGGATCTCTCCAAAATCGAAGCCGGCCAGATGGAACTGGTGGAAAAACCGATCTCCCCGCGGGAGCTGCTGCGGAAGGTGGTGGAGCTGCTGGAGGTTCTCGCGGCGAGCAAAGGCCTATGCGTGAATCTTCAGGTGGACGAGGCGCTGCCACAGTGGCTTCTGGCCGACGAAGCCCGCCTCAACCAGGTTCTGTACAATCTGCTGGGCAACGCCATCAAGTTCACCGAACGGGGCGAAATCCGCCTGCAGGCCGGAATCGACGCGGAAGCCCCGGACCGGCTGCATCTGCAGGTGGTGGATACGGGTATCGGTATCGAATCCGACTATCTGCAACGCATCTTCACCCCCTTCACCCAGGCCGAC
Above is a window of Magnetococcales bacterium DNA encoding:
- a CDS encoding response regulator, giving the protein EERLITPEGRERWIRTSKLPLTDEQEEIIGLLGTREEITARKQAEAELTRAKEEALAASRAKSAFLSAMSHEIRTPMNVVIGMSDLLLETGLSSEQRNYVGKLQVAGSNLLEVINQILDLSKIEAGQMELVEKPISPRELLRKVVELLEVLAASKGLCVNLQVDEALPQWLLADEARLNQVLYNLLGNAIKFTERGEIRLQAGIDAEAPDRLHLQVVDTGIGIESDYLQRIFTPFTQADPSITRRFGGTGLGLSISWRLVSLMGGTLQVESQPGQGSTFHVHLPLKIPATPPLEAKTTTPRAQGKASSLHILLVEDALENQELIHAFLKHTPHRLTLANHGEEALQRIGEGRFDLVFMDVQMPVMDGYTATRAIREKERHNGGGRLPIVALTAHALEEESARSLEAGCDLFLSKPIKKRRLLEVIEQFGRQAVMD